The Triticum aestivum cultivar Chinese Spring chromosome 4B, IWGSC CS RefSeq v2.1, whole genome shotgun sequence sequence tcgcataatgcgatggcggggccattggtgcctccggcggaggcggcattggtgtctccgacgccggcacgggagcttaatgcacccgggtgtacgccgactggcacctctgcagcaagcggcccctccgtcaactgcacgcccgccgttggcggtgcctcgacattagccgagctcgacgccatcatcacagtaactaattaagcctctctcggccgaggacttcatctccttgcctttgactgggcatccctgacgccctacatgtttttgtagggcgccgccgacgttccgtgcactctcctccacttcgtgaacaacgagttggtcgatgtcgccaagggctaaatcgttcaaccgggcaaccccttgttccacggtacccagatgccacccaacttgtttagggttcaactggttcgggtgctgccaggctgcgacgacttgttacctccgattcgacccgtcggggccgacgatgatgacgtgatgaccctcagcgcctgcctgagctggcccctgctttggccgaagagccagattcgtttgggggcgggggacaccaccccaaagacaacaccgccagtcgtgccggcgccaagtcggccccatggcaagaccgccgcaatggtgccggacatccctatgccactggatcgaaacatgcatatggcacaagatcagaacaacgacgacgacgacgatgatacatttggcaacgtcgatcagtactttgccgatcatgggtacgatggcgacttcatggggcctccttctcaagaaccaaacccaacaaaagacgtgtgcgatctagctggtaccgcggagaagccaagttgcaacaggcgccgtctggcgttcagctctcaggagacgcctccagctgccgacttcaccgagcctcagataggcgaggtgcgaaatattatcagccccaacacactcaagaaggcggtctgtgagcagaactcggtcccattacaggagaagaagaaggcacgcaaaagaaagactaagaagggtgcgagccagccggcaccgagtacgatccgtgctcaggacgggccaccttcaccgcaggatatctcgaggagggtgcatgtggcgggtagggcgatgctaccgacaaatatgctcaatgctgcaaccggtgctatgcggagtctgcatgacagtgttctttctttggagaagtggcgtctcagagagaaggatgtggcatacccggttttcgcggccaaggtgccagagggcaagggctttgtggataactccatcgggcgtacgatcgtcctgcattttgatgacatccacgctatgttgaaccttcatccgctgcactacaccttcgttcggctattttcgctgagtatggagatgcggatcattcgcgacaagaccctgaacatcgtgatagtcgaccccttctacatgcgtgccaagatcttgggcagcgctggggaccggcaagtcgcgagttcttacctcgaaggcgtcattctggcaaaccaagataaggataacttcctcgtgccttactttcccgagtaagtcctcccctcaaccggcccgtaacatatgaattcttacatttcgatcgtttttcttttcacattctgtgttttctgcagtgacacacgttgcacgctcatcctcctaagccccaaatattccatggccacgtatttcgacccggaccgtcagtcgaacgtagactacacaaatgtcaagaaggttcttgatgatgttctccccggctacgccaaatctggaggcaccttcaccaagcctattcgtaagtacggcaagcatgtgttctcccataatacgacgttctgctgcgtcaagcagccgcctggcggtcagaagggtgcctactacgccatccatcacatgcgggcgatcgtacgggaccatcatcagcttctgctaccgagtaaactaaaagattgggcaaagagcgtgtcggcaatccaggacgcggacctccgacaagaattctttcgcatccagtcggagtttgcggaaatcatccatcaagatgtccttcgtaccttggggcagttctacctcaacaatcaaccgtccaacagtgacatcgacacaatgctacaaatgcaggctgacaacgaccgttatctcatgactcccacgatagacggcggcttcatccacgctccggtcccttgagtcgagtcgaaagcagtgatgctgtgtctagttctgaaacatcgattggctcatgttgtaattaaactttaatgaacttgtagtatgtctctttggtttcgagagtcgttcaacttagatgtaatcgatgctattaatgtcttgcttttctcttccgatcgttctgttgcatacttatatattgcttatgtattgtctgtgaattggtactaacgtttcgtttggctagtgcatagcgatgccgacgtatgtcgtgtacaagggtaaggttcccggagtctacgatgactgggaggagtgtcggagacaggttcaccgattcagcggtaacagttacaaagggtacaccactagggccgagtccgaatctagatacgcccgctatctagcgggagaggggagggagcgttggaggaaccggatgaagacgagtttcatcgtgatgatgctcatcgtgatgaccgcagctctcttctatgtgatggtagtttagatgatcgatatcggcttgtaatgtgaagacaaactcgctactcgcggtctcgagacttgtaatataatgttctatctttgttcggtcttttcaattcggagactaatatgatgaattgtactcggagactaatatgatgaattgtattcaaggactaatcttctattgtattcgatgaatctgttgttgatgtgtgctgtctatattttatCAAATTATaaattttgtaacctgtgcaaaaaacagaaaataaaaaataaaaaaaacataatattcatactaatggtgcttcacatgacagtgcgccattagtatgacaaagcatactaatggcgcatcactggacagtgcgccattagtatgccgcggttactaatggtgcatcccgttgtcgtgcgccattagtatgccaaagcacctgggtatacatggcccctgggaggcatactaatggcgcaccgtggcctatactaatggcgcaccagtggtgcaccattagtataccagatactaatggcgcaccagtggtgcgccattagtaaaaattactaatggcgtgctagtaatggcacactagtgatgcgccattaatggccaaattaggtgcgccattagtagcggtttttctagtagtgattgtGTGATGTGCTGCGCGGAGACGTTGGCGGGAGGTTTGATCTTGAGAATCCACGCTCTGTGTTTGAGGGCCTCTCGAACCTTTCAATTCTTTCTCGTGGACGCTTCGTGAATGAGCGGGGCAATGTCTTTCGGGAGCGGGACAATGAGCGAACTCTCcttattttcaagagagaagagaAAGGTCCATTCTACATATATTTTTTTGTTGAGGGTGGCGGTCCATTCTGCTGTAGGGCAACATTTTAGCGATGGATTAGTAGGTACTAGAAGGGTTGGGCGGGCTTAGCTGCGCTGTTGGTATTGTTggatttttgtaaaaaaaaatcacTCTGTTTTGAAATGTAAAGTGTATTACTTTTTTGAAAAAGATAaccttttaagtttgatcaaaCTTTTAGAGAAATTTATCAAAATTTATAATATCAAATCGGTATTTTTAGATTCATCATGCAatgaattttcatatttttttgtttaATATTATGGATGTCGATAGTTTTGCTCTGAACTTGACCAAAGTTAAAGAAATTTAACTTTCTGAAAAactaataccccttatattttAAATTAGTTTGGCGTGTGGGAAGATGATAGAgtgtgttttattttatttataattcGTTGATTTGGTGGACCTTTCGTGGTGCGATTCTGTGTTATCCGCTAACCAACCTATATTTATATGGGAAATTTTTTGGGTCGGTGGTTGCATATACTATATTGGTGTTACAATATCACATGGCGGCGCTTCTTTTTTCTGAAAGTTGGGAGGGTGCGCGGGATTGATTTTTTTTAGGTCGGTTGTCGCTTATTGATTTGAAGTATTGTTGGCCGAGTCAAAATCGTAAACCAAATCCAAAATTAAATACCTCAGTTGAATGAAAGAGTTTCAAAATTAGAGAACATAGTGAATTAAAAAAATTGAATGAGAGAGCTTGAGAAATTGTTGACACGGTCAAAATCGGATGACGCGATTCTAAATTGAATATATCAATTAATTGTCAGCCTTAAAAATTAGGAAGCACAATGTACAGTATAGAATAATTGAATGAGAGAGCTGGAAGAAATTGTTGACTCGGTTAAAATCGGGTGACCCAATTTTAATTGGAGATCTCAGTTTTTGGGCTCTTTAAAACTACTAGGGAGGTTAGTGTTATAGAGGATTACGGGCTCTCCACCATAAACGGGCCAGAACTATTTGGACTGGGCTGGACTTCACAACAAACACCTGGTTGGTATGCTGCCCTCCGCAGCTTCTTCCCTCGAAAAAAAAAAACTCACCGCTCAGCTCAGCGCCTCGGGCGGAAGAAGGACCGACCGACCGACCGGACGTGCGCCGCCGCGGTTCTGCCGGCGACCTGAGCTCGTCGACGGCGCCGGCCACCGACCGCTTTGCCTCCAGATTTGAGGTCAGGATTCCTCGTTCCTTCCGTCTCAACCCCCGATTTAATTCCTCTTATTATGTTCTTCTCTATACTAGTGGAAAGGAAACCCTAGCTAGATTCTCCTCGCTAAACCCTCTCTGCATTTTGCTTGTCGCGGCAGTGGGAGATTGGCGATGGTGGATGCTGATGAGATGCCCCAACCGTAAGATTTGATGTCCCGCTCCATTTCATTTCTGCCCATCGAATGGATGAAAGATTTGTTTTGCGGCGGCAATGTTGTTGGCTGAGCAAATTAGTGCATTGCATTGACGCCCCTTTGGCTTTGCTGATTTTCCAGGATCTATGCCGAGAATAAACCATGTGCGGAAATCGAGTCGCGGCGCCATTCCCCCACTTTGATGCTGGCCGTGGTAACCAAGGTGCTCGATGACGACGACCTCCTCGCCGAGATCCTCCTCCGCGTCGTGTTCCCCACCACCCTCGTCCGTGCCGCCCTCGTCTGCAAGCGTTGGTACCACCACGCCTCTGACCGCCGGTTCCTCCGCCGGTTCCGCAAGCTCCACCCGCCCTGCCTCCTCGGCTTCTATGTTGTTTTCAAGGGTGCACGCTTCATACCGATGCAGCCTCAACCACCCGAGCTCGCTGCCGTCGTCCGCCATGTTGCAGGCTACAGGTTTGGCAACTTGATTGACTTGAAGGACTGCCGGAATGGCATTGTCTTGACCAGGGACCGGAAACAAGGAGTATTGACATATAAAGTCCCGTTGTGCCCTGAGAGAGGCATGCCCACTGTCCCACCACTCCCACGCACCCAGGGCGGCAGCATTTTCTATTTCGGTGAAATCCTCTCCAAAGAAGAAGGCGATGGCCTGTCCTGTTTTTATATGGTAGTGGAGGTTTCCAAGGAGACAAAAGAGGTCACGGTGAGCGTATATATGCTGCAAGATGGTGTCTGGTGCATGGTTACATCATCCAAAAACCAGCTGCATTGGCCGCTGCCAAGGCCAAACCCTGTTCTTGTTGACAATAAAATCTATATGGGATCTGCCCGTGGCAACAACATTCTTGTCTTGGATTTGAGTGCCTCAACTTTCTCCGTGATTCACCTCCCTCAAGGAGTGGAGTATGCATCTTCAGAAATCAAGTTGTCACGTACCGATGATGCTTCCGGTGTATATCTCATCCATTTGCGTCCCATGGAGTTTCAACTTTGCGTATGGCTCCACAAGGAAGACAACTGGCTGCTGGTGGATACCATGTATTTGCATGAGATGTGTGCCATTTTGGGGAAGACAGATCGCCGGTATGTGCATATAAGGCAGGTGGGAGACAATGATCAGTTTGTACTTTTACAGACttctcaatacatattctacttgGATATCAAGTGCAGAACACTGCATAAAGTGGATGAGATGACAGTCGATGAACAATGTTATGCTGACATCCATCCTTTTATGATGATCTGGCCTCCCATATTCCCTGCCCTCAAGGACGATCCTGCAAGGTTTGCCTTTGACCTTTAGAGGTTCTGTATACTGCACTTGTTGCGGTTACAAAATTTTGCACTATACTGTACATCGTTTTTTCTATATCTGTGTAGTGCTGTTAGGCCGTTAGCTGCATGATTTATTCCTTAGGCCATCTTGACGATACTAGTTAAACAAAATTTGAGAATGCTTGCCGTAAGATCATTTGAAATCACTTGCGACTGATTCCTGTTGGGCTTTGAAAAAATACTAGTTAAGCTACATTAGAGAATTTTTGTTGTGTGATGATATGAACACATTCGTGTACTGGGGTAACTTTATAACGTGTTTATTTGTGGTCATAGTAACTTTGTTAGGGACCCTTAATTACCTGTGGGTGTGGGTTTAAAACTTGTGTTGGCACCAGACAACATGCTTCCTGAGCTTGTTTTTCCCCTTATATGGTCTAATAATATCAATCTGTAGTGGTGCTGAAAGATGACTTGCTTGTTTTTTTTTATCATGGTCCTCTTATTTTCTGAACAATCAGTGCAAAACTACAAACTGGACATTCAAAAGTATAAAACAT is a genomic window containing:
- the LOC123094042 gene encoding uncharacterized protein, whose product is MVDADEMPQPIYAENKPCAEIESRRHSPTLMLAVVTKVLDDDDLLAEILLRVVFPTTLVRAALVCKRWYHHASDRRFLRRFRKLHPPCLLGFYVVFKGARFIPMQPQPPELAAVVRHVAGYRFGNLIDLKDCRNGIVLTRDRKQGVLTYKVPLCPERGMPTVPPLPRTQGGSIFYFGEILSKEEGDGLSCFYMVVEVSKETKEVTVSVYMLQDGVWCMVTSSKNQLHWPLPRPNPVLVDNKIYMGSARGNNILVLDLSASTFSVIHLPQGVEYASSEIKLSRTDDASGVYLIHLRPMEFQLCVWLHKEDNWLLVDTMYLHEMCAILGKTDRRYVHIRQVGDNDQFVLLQTSQYIFYLDIKCRTLHKVDEMTVDEQCYADIHPFMMIWPPIFPALKDDPARNAI